The genomic stretch GCTAGAACGATCTTTACACTCACTGCAACAGCTTCTGTTTAACGATGTATCTAACTTGGTATGCAAATATTGCACATACAGTATCCCTTACAGAGAATAGTTAGCGTGGTTTCTGGGGCCTTGCCTATAGCTTTACAGATGACACACTCTTGAAGTTGTTTGATATTCCAGTCTTATTTTGTAAACGGTATCGCTGTACCCAGGAGTGGCTTCTTAATTAGTGCTTATCTGTAGTCATTGGAGTTCAGTGCTTCTTGTTTACAGGCATAAGAGACcaggggagaagaggaagggtCTGCAGATAGTACTACCTGTTAGAACTGTTTTAACAGTTTATAGCTAAGTAATCTGTGAAACAGTACTGGAGAAGAGGCTAGGCAGATCTAAGTGATTCAGTTCTAATTTACAATTGGTGGTATGGAAAGTACTAGTAAGGGTTTGTTCAGCTGTTTTGTAGGTGGTGGGTTAAACACAAAATCTTGCTATAGATTTAATGAAGATCGTAACTGTCCAAATGatgtcttgtttttttttttcctagttgaCTGATCTTATGTTTATTTAGGTTGGGTAGATTCATGTGGTTGCAAATATCTAAGTAAAAGGTAGATAAACAAGTAAATAATGTGAATACAACCATTCTTACTGATGTATATATCTAACTGTCTGTCTTCTCATTCAAGTTGCAGGAGTCATTACGGCTGACTTTCTGTCGGGATTATTTCACTGGGGAGCAGATACCTGGGGATCTGTGGAGCTACCCATAGTTGGAAAGGTTTGAGATTCTTATCCTTAAGCTTGAAAAAAGTTCCGAGATACTTTTCCGAAACACCTCCAGTATTCTCAGCTGTGTTGGACAGTCTGTATAAGCTGTGCCTTTCTTGCAGTCCTGCCAATGTAAgcagctcccccacccccagaacCTTCCTTCATGGCATGGTATGCTGCTGGTCAAGTGCCATGTTTGCACGTGGCCTAGGTGATATGGGCAAGGTGACACTGTTCCATTTTATCGCCTTGTTTAAGGTTTGCACACGGTTTTGCAATACCAGTGTTCCCAGACCTTCCCAAGGTACTGTGGGAATGGCCTGTGACACTACAAGCGTAAAAACCTGGCTAGACTAGTGCAGAACTTCCAAAGGGCCCATAAACAAAGATGCAGAGAATTGTTCCTGCGGCTAAACTCTCCAAAAGCTGTCTGGTAAAACATGAAGATGCTTCAGTAAGAAATCTTTCCAGTTCTCTGTGCTACGGGCCCCTATTGTAAATGTCGTAGCGTTAGAATGGTGATGCCTGGAGATTTAGATTTGAATCCTGCTTACATGCTTTGTGTTATGGAACTCCCTTAAACTCAGCCATCAGATTTGATTGTGTGTAAGGTTTTTGgggctttttatatttttaacaacGTTATTCAGCCATGGTGTcatgtttattaattttcttcaggcTTTCATCAGACCCTTTAGAGAACATCACATTGACCCCACTGCAATTACCAGACATGATTTTATAGAGACCAACGGAGACAACTGCTTTATGACGCTAGTCCCCTTGGCAAACATGGCGTacaaatttgtttctttttccccaggtaAGCTTTTACTTCTGACTTATGTGGATTTAGCATTTTTGCTGatatttaaatgaatatttgTCTGTGTGAAGCTAGGAGAAATCAAGAATGTGAGATGACAAGTAATAGCTGTTAGAAGCATGATGCttctgggaggagggagggaaactTTGAAGGAGGGGCAGCTAGGTTCTCTAGCTCGATGGAGAATCTGTGGCTGAAGAGTCTTGCAAAGAAGCATTGAAAGTTACAGTAAATATTCTCTTTATAAGAGGGATCAAACTATGTGCATATGGAGAAACTCATTGTTCTGAAGTGTGTAAAAAGCGCTTCACCTCTCCGTAGAAGTACTTTATTTGCAAACTAGAAGTGTGAGAATTAAAGGATTAATTCTATAGGTGGTAAACTCAGAGTTTAACTTCCTGTTTATGGCCAGTTGACAGTTGCTGGCACTTACCAGCCTGTCTTGTGACATTTTGGAATTGCTTATGGCTCACTGGCTCTTGTGACATTTCTGCCAAAGTGGCTTCATTGAGGCTTTTGTTAGTTCCTGCAGcgccaggcagctctgcctgggcaaGACATCATTTTCCTAGTGGAAATTTACCTTTTCATAAATGATATTTAAAGATACACATCTTGTTTTGCAGAGGCATTATATGAAACATGTCCTTGGGAGTGTTACGTCTTTGCCCTTATCATCTTCATAACCATGACAAACCAGATTCACAAGTGGTCTCACACGTACTTTGGTCTTCCACGCTGGGTCATATTTCTACAGGACTGGCATGTTATCCTGCCACGAAAGCATCACAGGATCCATCATGTGTCTCCACACGAGACATACTTCTGCATTACAACTGGTACTGCCATCTGGTTCATACTGCATGCTCTCTTTAGTAGTCTAGTGCGATTCACCTGGCAAGATGTAATTTAGTGATGGCCTATTAAATACCTAGAAATTGATGTTGTGAACTGTGCTCTTAGCTGCACAAGCTCTTAGCAAAACTGTAGTTGGTTTTGCTGCATAAAAAATATGGGGGGAAGATATGGGATTGGCTAAATGGTAACTTGCAGCCTGATGAGGTAGTCAGTGGTACTGAGATCCGATTGTATGATATCTTGGTAATCTCATGCAAGTAATGGATTATGTTCATTAAAGTCTTAAAGCTGCTGTTCCTTTGAAAGAGCATATAATCTGCAAGTGCAGCTTGCCTTGAATGCTCATTTCTAAAGCAAGGCTTCTGGATTTTCAGCACTTGTTCATTCTGATTTGGGGCAGAGGACTGGACAGGCTTGCAGAAGACTGCCTTTAGGTTCCTTTTATATCTATATTCAATTTCATGCCCATGTACAGGTAGGTATACTCAGTCACAAGCACTGCATAATCCTGAATATGTCATCAAGTTAATCGGACAGCTGGATATAGACCACTCTGGTTCTTCATTCTGTCATTGGCTTTGACAAAcggtttgttggttttgaaatctctgccaagaaacaaatctagTTCTCATGACCAGAATGTCGTGTAAAAACATGGTACAGTTAAGAAGCCTGACTTGACAGATGATGGCAAAGATCTTGCCATCCTGAGTTTTTTTCAGTCCTAATATGTACTGAAAGTTTAAGCCTGACCATTATTAACAGTCTTAGgctacatgcttttttttctcattaaatgatattaaaaaaagcacatgcttacatgcttttttctcattaaatagtaacaaaaaaaagcacatgcttCTGTTCACTCCATGATTTCTGTAAGTGTTCATACCAGTCTGCCGGCACCATAGTTTGCATACTTGGATTTTCCAGTGAAGAAAAGTGTTTGTGCAGCCGTAACTCTCATTCTTCTAGGGTAgaagtgaggaggaggagggaaataTGCAATCAATGCACTATTTACAAGCAGCCTTTACTGCATAAAATAGGACTAGTACTCGTTAGTGACTTGATTTAAGAATTGATAGCCAAGTCCAAAGAGTATACTTGGTTTCAGAGCTGACCTGTGTACGTAAGTGCCTGCCACTGTATCATTGCCCGGGAAGGTGTCGGGTAACGGAGCTTTCTGGCATCCCCAGCGTTAAAGCTTTCGGACTGACTGCCGTTTTTAGACAGCAGGAAGGAGTTGTCCATTCCTTGAGGGGTAATGGTCATGAGAATTGCAAGGGCTGACTTCCTAAAGGGCATCAGTGTACAGTGAGTTGAGTGGAGCTGCAGGATTGCAGGTGTGCTGCGAAAGGTCATGTCCGGCTACACAAGGTGGCTGAAAACAGTGCCTGTGtgttaaacatatttttcagcaGCGAATGTCCTGAATGTTCTTTCCCTTCAGTATTTCTGTCCCATAATAGACACAGTTGTCTTCCTCCTGATGGCTGTCCCTGTTGTAAGGGTGGCACTTGCACCTGGCAGAGCTTTCCTGTGTTCCAGTCTTGCTCATGCTATGCTGCGTTTTAGCTCTTTAACGTGAACTGCTGCTGCTAGCTCACTGTTTCCATTGTGGTAACAACTTCTTTGTTCCCGCCTCTCCTTCAGTTGTTTTCTTAagcctttttcccttttccgGAAATGTATATGGAGTAAAGTATAATTTGTGCTTACAGAACACCTTCTGTAAGTGCGATAACTAATAGAACCCTGTGTACATCTCTCTCTTCCTGGCCATAGGAACACTTCTACAGGGAAATAACATTTCCTGGTGCTGATTTCTTTAGGTTTTCCTAGTttacaatatttaataaaaCCAGAGTCCTAAAGTTACTATGTGATGGCAATTTCACAGGGCTTCATTACCTCTTCGTGCAGTTTCCTGTCAGTTATATGTAGTTAGGTTAGTATCAGAAAATCAAGTTAATGTACTAATTAATATTCTGAAAGTGAGACGTAAAGCCCTTTCAAATTCAGAGTGAGGCCTCTTAAGCCTGTGTAAGTTCCAGCCTCACAGTCTGTACATTGCAATGCTTCTACAAAGTATTCAAAATACCCTAAATCTGTAGGCTAGGAAAGATGCGTTAAACTCTTGTTGCATGCAGAACATGATGGCACTTATTgccttttatatataaaatggTAAAAGCCCGTCCCATGTCAGTGTTGCAGCCTTTCTGGTTACTAGGAAGCAGAAGTGGCTCTGATAGAGCTGCACAGCTTTGGGAGTGTGCTGCCCTTTTAATCCAGGAAGCATCCAATGTCAGCTAATGTTAAATGCAGCATGGTATTACAAGAAGATTTCCCCATCACAGGCTTCATTAGCAATCAGTTATGCAAACTTTAATTTTACCCTAGGGGAGCATAATACATTTAACTACCTGGACTGATGTCAGAACCATCAAAACCTGAGgctttatttaaggaaaaacttTGTTTAGTTTGAGCCGTAGTTAGTGGTGGTGAAGACCCCTGTTTGGgacctgactttttttttttttttcctggaagttGTGATGTTGATAATATATTTGAGATTTCAGAGCTGTGTTGTATGTGTTTACTTTCTTGCTGTGCTACCTAACGAGAAACACAGGGAACAGCCGAGCTTTGATGGGGAAACTAATCAGGGAAAAATAGCTGAAATAGTTGGGttgaggtttttgtttgattgCTTAAATTTCAGTAGTCTAAGGTGCTACTAATACAAATGTCTTGCTTTTAACACAAGTCATTCAACTTGATGGTCCCTTTTCTGGTGGCTTTGCTATGGTCATAGAGTAGTCCACTTCTGAACTCCCCTTACACTTAccttgtgtttaaaaaaatgttactgaataAACATTGCCAGACATTGAACTTTGGATGCTATGACAAactgatccttttttttttttctctttgcaatcACTTAGGTTGGCTGAACTATCCATTAGAGAAGATAAGATTCTGGAGGTGTTTGGAGAACATTATCCAAGCAGTTACTGGGGAGAAGCCAAGAGCAGATGACATGAAATGGGCTcaaaaaatcaaataactttTGCCAGCCTTCCGCAATCCTTAACTTGTTGccaatgttcttttttttttttttaaaaaaaaaaaaagccatcagcCAAATTCAAGACCTGCAAAGGAATAACAGACTCTAAAGCACAAACTAAAAAGTGCTAACACAGACTGTATTGAAAAGAACTAATTCTTAAAACAATACTTGAAATGAAGATGATTACGCTTACTGAGCACCTTTTTGTTTAGCCATGTCTGCTTACATCTTAGAAAATACTTCATCACTGTATCTCATAAGGCTATCAGGTAAGCCAGAAGACAGGACAGTCACTCCGTCGGTACATGGTGGCATAGTAAACATGTGTTGTATCAACATTATTTAATACTTCAAGAATAGCTTGTTGCCTAAGACCTATAGGGAGAATGGTGACAACAGTTTGTCACTTCGTGTTTGAGTCCAAATACACTGCATGAAAACAGTGCATCAGAGTAATGGAAGCCTATGAAGTCATCACTGTTCAATGCACTTACTGATCGATAAACTTACAACTTTTTGCTATTATGTTAAAATCTAATTGATGTCATGTGGAACAGACTTCAAGAATCCCACTCCACCGGTGGGCCAAGAATCCTCAAGTGTCTTCAGTTTcccttaaaatgaaattgttctACTTTCTACGTGGAATTGAGCAAACCATTTCTGCATAAGCCTTCAACTTAACAAGCCTCCGAGAAGAGGGAGGGCACCCAGTACAACACATGCTCACGTTTGTTTGTGTGGAGTGCTCGCTGATGAGTCTTCTATCAAGTGTTTCCCTGTTACCCTGacaataaatgtttaaaatagttCTAGCATTGGGCACATTGCAAATAGCTGTATTCAAGAGCTCAAGGTATCAAATTTGTAATGTTAGAAGGGAAATGTCAATGActggtgtgttgtttttttttaaggtgcttgcttgtttctgtaaataataTAAAGCCTTAATCTCTTCTGGTGTAAtggaataatattttaatgtgatgtttgaatgtatataatatatttataacaAAGCAGTTGGATAATACTAATCATGTTTGTTAAGTCTTGTTGCTGTTCTTCATTCGTGTATTGTCAGCACTTAGTCCAAGAACATGATCACTGGTTGCAAAATGGTTCATGTTATTCCAGCCACCTGAAACACTTTGTAGCCTGTTTAGGTTGAGGTGATCAGTTGTTTGTCAATGGTGTAGGAGCTTGACGCTGTATTATATCAGACTTCAACACCTTTCAAGAAGTGCAAGTAATTCTGCTTTAGATGCTAAGGAGTAACTGCTGGATTGGCGGGGAGAAGTTCCCCTAAGAACATCCAATGGGCGCTTTATCAAGGTGATGTGATTTGGATCTTGTTTAATTCTTTCCTAAATGAAAGTTTACTGATGGTCAAATCTCAGACTATTTTCCCTTTCCTAGTTGTAAATTGTATTGAATTCAAACTGTCTCTTCCTGAAGAGCATGGTAAGGTGTTTTTGAGTCAAGTTTAGACTGACCTTGACCTCAACTTCTTCAGATATGATGGACCGCAACTTTTGAAAGGGTTGGGACTTGGCAACTCTCCTTCAATGGAAACTGCTGAATGCAGGTATCTGAGCTGGGGTTCTGCAGATTAAAA from Falco rusticolus isolate bFalRus1 chromosome 10, bFalRus1.pri, whole genome shotgun sequence encodes the following:
- the LOC119155097 gene encoding plasmanylethanolamine desaturase-like; the encoded protein is MLPRAAVLAPGASPGPGRRSPPPPAGLEEGQPPRGRAMASGGAESGPHRPEAAGPQAEAAEEPEGGSRRWGAQHAGARELAELYSPGKRLQEWISVILCFSLICFNFYNLLFYLRLEHTPSVIVGIFAGVITADFLSGLFHWGADTWGSVELPIVGKAFIRPFREHHIDPTAITRHDFIETNGDNCFMTLVPLANMAYKFVSFSPEALYETCPWECYVFALIIFITMTNQIHKWSHTYFGLPRWVIFLQDWHVILPRKHHRIHHVSPHETYFCITTGWLNYPLEKIRFWRCLENIIQAVTGEKPRADDMKWAQKIK